A single window of Liolophura sinensis isolate JHLJ2023 chromosome 6, CUHK_Ljap_v2, whole genome shotgun sequence DNA harbors:
- the LOC135467194 gene encoding tyramine/octopamine receptor-like, with product MILLFSGNQSFPNFLNFSLDINGSYENFSTTLENDDTLAVTTVRLICVGFILCIIDVVALLGNVLVIVAVASTKRLKTVTNCFVVSLATADLLLSLSVMPLGIMVEMVGSWPLGAALCDMWISLDVLLCTASILNLCCISLDRYLAISRPLLYATKRSKRLALLMIFVVWCASVIVTCPPIFGWKEHGRYEHSNQCGLTKDPGYIIYSAMGSFFIPMLVMVFVYARIYKIVFDREKRLLPYRRSLLRSRTKKTDSSNSDENNVLLVMENRHTCSGRGQAANSFLSRNGRQVKKSSSIQNLPGCTIANQATTTFNAEVPLEDTHHRNYNSASKTPRRNIGADKFKDVQKAEKALILKEGKTAKSLAIVVGGFIICWLPFFCVYVLRAFCYTCNVSTRLFVILTWFGYFNSVINPFIYAFSNMDFRQAFWRLTFGVFVESPVAV from the coding sequence ATGATTTTATTGTTCAGCGGTAATCAATCGTTCCCGAATTTTCTCAATTTTTCCCTCGACATCAATGGAAGCTATGAAAACTTCTCCACCACTTTAGAGAATGATGATACGCTTGCCGTTACAACTGTGCGGCTCATTTGTGTTGGTTTTATTCTGTGCATTATAGACGTTGTTGCGCTTTTGGGAAACGTCCTGGTCATCGTCGCTGTAGCGTCGACCAAGAGACTAAAAACGGTAACAAATTGTTTTGTCGTGTCGTTAGCAACGGCCGACTTGTTATTGTCATTATCGGTGATGCCTCTGGGAATTATGGTTGAAATGGTCGGCTCGTGGCCGCTTGGAGCAGCCCTTTGTGACATGTGGATCTCTCtggatgttttgttgtgtaCCGCTTCTATCCTGAACCTCTGCTGTATTAGTCTGGATCGCTACCTAGCCATTTCTAGACCGTTACTTTACGCAACCAAAAGAAGTAAACGACTGGCGCTGTTGATGATATTTGTCGTTTGGTGTGCGTCAGTTATTGTAACATGCCCGCCGATATTCGGCTGGAAAGAGCATGGCAGGTACGAACATTCTAACCAATGTGGCCTCACCAAGGACCCAGGATATATTATTTACTCTGCCATGGGGTCTTTCTTTATTCCAATGTTAGTCATGGTCTTCGTCTACGCAAGAATTTACAAAATCGTCTTTGACAGAGAGAAGCGTCTGTTACCATACCGACGCAGTCTTTTGCGTAGCCGAACAAAGAAAACTGATTCTAGCAACAGTGACGAAAACAACGTGCTTCTTGTAATGGAAAACCGACACACGTGCAGCGGACGAGGCCAGGCTGCTAATAGTTTTCTGTCTCGAAATGGACGGCAAGTGAAGAAGAGTAGTTCCATACAGAATCTACCTGGCTGTACCATTGCCAATCAAGCCACGACAACTTTCAACGCCGAGGTTCCTTTGGAAGATACTCATCACAGAAACTACAACAGTGCCTCTAAGACACCTAGGCGTAATATAGGCGCAGACAAATTTAAAGATGTTCAAAAGGCAGAAAAGGCGCTTATTCTAAAAGAAGGGAAGACGGCCAAATCTCTGGCCATTGTTGTTGGAGGATTCATAATTTGCTGGCTTCCATTCTTCTGTGTTTATGTTCTGCGGGCGTTTTGTTACACGTGCAACGTCAGCACACGGTTATTCGTCATTCTTACTTGGTTTGGTTACTTCAACTCTGTCATCAACCCGTTCATCTATGCATTCTCAAATATGGACTTTCGCCAAGCTTTCTGGCGATTGACATTTGGTGTTTTTGTGGAAAGCCCAGTAGCTGTGTGA